In Calothrix sp. PCC 7507, one DNA window encodes the following:
- a CDS encoding sugar phosphate nucleotidyltransferase — protein MKAMILAAGKGTRVRPITYTIPKPMIPILQKPVMEFLLELLRQHGFDQIMVNVSHLAEEIENYFRDGQRFGVQIAYSFEGKIDDDGKLVGEAIGSAGGMRRIQDFSPFFDDTFVVLCGDALIDLDLSAAVKWHRSKGSIATIITKSVPRDEVSSYGVVVTDDDGRIKAFQEKPSTNEALSTNINTGIYIFEPEVFNYIPSGIEYDIGGQLFPKLVEIGAPFYAIPMDFEWVDIGKVPDYWRAIRGVLLGEIKNVQIPGHEVAPGIFTGLNVAVNWDKVDITGPVYIGGMTRIEDGAKIVGPAMIGPNCWICSGATVDNSVIFEWSRLGPGVRLVDKLVFGRYCVDKTGATIDVQAAALDWLITDARQAPPDHTPLERQAIAELLGTNGS, from the coding sequence ATGAAGGCGATGATTCTCGCGGCGGGCAAAGGTACTCGCGTGCGTCCGATTACTTATACAATTCCCAAACCCATGATTCCTATCCTGCAAAAGCCAGTGATGGAATTTTTACTAGAACTGTTACGTCAACACGGCTTTGACCAGATTATGGTCAACGTTAGCCATTTGGCGGAGGAAATTGAAAACTATTTCCGTGATGGTCAAAGGTTTGGCGTCCAGATTGCTTATTCTTTTGAAGGGAAAATTGATGACGACGGCAAACTGGTGGGTGAAGCCATCGGTTCTGCTGGCGGGATGCGCCGTATCCAGGACTTCTCACCGTTTTTTGACGATACATTCGTGGTGTTGTGCGGTGATGCTTTGATTGACCTGGATTTGTCAGCAGCGGTCAAGTGGCATAGATCAAAAGGGTCAATTGCTACTATTATTACGAAATCTGTTCCTCGGGACGAAGTTTCTAGCTATGGTGTTGTAGTCACCGATGATGATGGGCGCATCAAGGCTTTCCAAGAAAAACCCTCAACCAATGAAGCCCTGAGTACTAACATCAATACGGGTATTTACATCTTTGAGCCGGAGGTATTTAACTACATTCCTTCCGGTATAGAGTATGACATCGGTGGACAGTTGTTCCCCAAATTGGTAGAAATCGGTGCCCCTTTCTACGCCATCCCTATGGACTTTGAATGGGTAGATATTGGTAAAGTACCAGATTACTGGCGGGCAATTCGTGGTGTGCTACTAGGTGAAATCAAAAATGTGCAAATTCCTGGCCATGAAGTTGCCCCAGGTATTTTTACTGGCTTAAATGTAGCCGTGAATTGGGACAAAGTGGATATCACAGGGCCAGTTTACATCGGTGGTATGACCAGAATTGAAGACGGAGCTAAAATTGTCGGTCCAGCGATGATTGGCCCCAATTGTTGGATTTGTAGTGGTGCAACAGTAGATAATAGCGTCATTTTTGAATGGTCACGCCTGGGGCCAGGAGTACGCCTAGTTGATAAACTGGTGTTTGGGCGTTATTGCGTAGATAAAACTGGGGCCACCATCGATGTCCAAGCAGCAGCTTTAGACTGGTTGATTACTGATGCTCGGCAAGCACCACCAGACCATACCCCATTAGAGCGACAAGCGATCGCAGAATTGTTGGGCACTAACGGAAGTTAG
- a CDS encoding segregation/condensation protein A — protein sequence MDASELLETITHLIHQAERGEIDPWDVQVIEVIDHYLELMAPEATARGYEADLSQSGQAFLSASMLVLFKANTLMQLQSAIDEPESILDDALLENENGVLHQGHRLQLEKHLRRRPAAMPPPKRRVTLQELIDQLQIMANQLKLVQKESKPTRPRRQPSVQTMRAALELAHQENLTEVAGELEQVLQLSATKLHLDQNWLNLEQLVELWTQSKHPYQDLSAHESEHSHIVSVFWALLLLSAQSKVELFQEEFYQEIKVRLLTWEQPMN from the coding sequence ATGGATGCTTCCGAGCTATTAGAAACAATTACACACCTCATTCACCAGGCTGAAAGAGGAGAAATTGATCCTTGGGACGTCCAGGTAATTGAGGTGATTGACCATTACTTGGAACTAATGGCACCAGAGGCAACAGCCAGAGGCTATGAAGCTGATTTGTCTCAATCTGGACAGGCTTTTTTATCAGCATCGATGCTAGTGTTATTCAAGGCCAACACATTGATGCAATTACAATCAGCGATCGATGAGCCAGAATCCATACTAGATGATGCACTACTAGAAAACGAAAACGGGGTATTACATCAGGGTCATCGCTTGCAACTAGAAAAACACCTGCGTCGCCGCCCAGCAGCAATGCCACCACCTAAACGCCGTGTGACTCTGCAAGAGTTAATTGACCAATTGCAGATCATGGCAAACCAGCTAAAACTAGTACAAAAAGAAAGTAAACCTACCCGTCCTCGACGTCAGCCTAGCGTCCAAACTATGCGGGCAGCGCTAGAATTGGCTCATCAAGAAAATCTCACGGAAGTAGCTGGGGAACTAGAGCAGGTGTTGCAGCTTTCGGCAACAAAGCTACATTTGGATCAAAATTGGTTAAATTTGGAACAACTTGTGGAATTGTGGACTCAAAGCAAACATCCATACCAAGATTTATCTGCCCATGAGTCAGAACATAGCCACATAGTAAGTGTCTTCTGGGCACTACTACTACTTTCGGCTCAATCCAAAGTAGAGCTATTTCAAGAGGAATTTTACCAAGAGATCAAGGTTCGGCTACTTACATGGGAACAGCCCATGAACTAA
- a CDS encoding tetratricopeptide repeat protein, with protein sequence MSAESLEIARAIFQTGKVAFESGQYREAVENLEKASTLVARNSRLGGEVQLWLVTAYEAAGRTEDAIALCQQLKRHPYSETSKQARRLVYILQAPKLQRPSEWMTEIPDLGALSDNESKIRIAAKPRNSSGIKKPTEPEFLDLSQVNTSDNRFIWLALIVISLTLLYLAWLSNNSVTS encoded by the coding sequence GTGAGTGCAGAAAGTTTAGAAATTGCCAGGGCTATCTTCCAGACTGGGAAAGTTGCCTTTGAAAGTGGGCAATATCGAGAAGCCGTAGAAAATCTAGAAAAGGCCAGCACCCTTGTGGCACGTAATTCTCGCCTTGGGGGTGAAGTGCAACTTTGGCTGGTGACAGCTTATGAAGCTGCTGGGAGAACAGAAGATGCGATCGCCCTTTGCCAACAACTCAAACGCCATCCCTATTCCGAAACCAGCAAACAAGCGCGGCGGTTAGTCTACATCTTACAAGCGCCTAAACTGCAAAGACCTAGCGAGTGGATGACGGAAATCCCCGATTTAGGTGCATTGTCTGATAACGAATCCAAAATTCGCATAGCTGCTAAACCTCGTAACTCTTCTGGGATAAAAAAGCCTACTGAACCAGAATTTCTTGACCTCAGTCAGGTCAATACCAGCGATAATCGCTTTATCTGGCTGGCGCTAATTGTCATTAGTTTGACGCTTTTGTACTTAGCTTGGTTAAGTAACAACAGTGTCACAAGTTAA
- a CDS encoding lipopolysaccharide assembly protein LapA domain-containing protein: MKQVNFVLVFIICLALALFSIENTELSTIHIVPGVQVQAPIAVELLLAIGLGAVFAWLFSIWTHLQRQLVSSQQLRQKNVQIQELESKVKQYQADIQSLQPILPPAADA, from the coding sequence ATGAAACAAGTAAACTTTGTCTTAGTTTTTATTATTTGTTTAGCCTTGGCTCTATTTTCGATAGAAAACACTGAACTAAGTACAATTCATATTGTGCCTGGTGTACAAGTGCAAGCACCCATAGCAGTTGAGTTACTTTTGGCAATCGGGTTAGGTGCAGTTTTCGCGTGGCTATTTAGCATCTGGACACACTTACAGCGACAGCTAGTATCTAGCCAACAACTGCGCCAAAAAAACGTCCAAATTCAAGAACTAGAGAGTAAGGTAAAACAGTATCAAGCGGACATTCAATCATTACAACCTATATTGCCACCAGCAGCTGATGCCTAA
- a CDS encoding DUF3153 domain-containing protein translates to MNSSHLGKILVSSLKTWGFVLAKLQFLSILNPQNLINRCLSLPTNTGAAKIPKPTVWLIVLASLLLSGCVKYDVGVNFSNSNRGEIVQHIKLGERLTSFSGDYVYEWLNSIERRARKLEGKAQRVSPEEIIVTIPFTNGEELQTKFNEFFNSRVNQKAESVESGSDSELPKIESNLHLEQNNFLLLVKNRLIYDLDLRSLSVIASKGNVLANPGSILDLEFSLQAPWGVSNIAIAEDAIEPEKSNNQLVWQLRPGELNHIEATFWLPSPLGIGALLIVLFVWGGLYLRYTFMPDPRIQFGHKVAVTE, encoded by the coding sequence ATGAATTCGTCGCATTTAGGAAAGATTTTAGTGTCATCCCTCAAAACATGGGGCTTTGTGCTGGCAAAATTACAATTTCTCAGCATCTTGAATCCTCAAAACCTGATTAATCGGTGCTTATCTCTCCCAACGAACACAGGTGCAGCAAAAATCCCTAAACCCACAGTCTGGCTGATAGTATTAGCATCCCTGTTGCTATCTGGTTGCGTTAAATATGACGTGGGAGTGAATTTTAGCAACTCAAATCGTGGCGAAATAGTACAGCATATTAAGTTGGGAGAACGGCTCACCAGTTTTAGTGGTGACTATGTGTATGAATGGTTAAATAGCATCGAGCGTCGCGCCCGCAAACTAGAAGGTAAAGCGCAGCGGGTTTCTCCAGAAGAAATTATTGTAACCATTCCTTTTACTAATGGTGAGGAATTACAAACAAAATTCAACGAGTTTTTTAACTCTCGTGTCAATCAAAAAGCTGAGTCAGTAGAAAGTGGATCTGATTCCGAACTACCGAAAATTGAATCAAATTTACACTTAGAGCAGAACAATTTTTTACTTTTAGTCAAGAATCGGTTGATTTATGATTTAGATTTGCGATCGCTCTCTGTGATTGCTAGCAAAGGTAACGTCCTAGCAAATCCCGGCTCGATTCTCGATTTAGAATTTAGCTTACAAGCCCCTTGGGGTGTCAGTAATATTGCGATCGCTGAAGATGCAATTGAGCCAGAAAAGAGCAACAATCAGCTAGTATGGCAGTTAAGACCTGGTGAACTTAACCACATAGAAGCTACCTTCTGGCTTCCCAGTCCCCTAGGTATTGGTGCTTTGTTAATTGTCTTGTTTGTCTGGGGAGGACTGTATCTCAGATATACTTTCATGCCAGATCCCAGAATTCAATTTGGGCATAAAGTAGCAGTCACAGAGTAG
- a CDS encoding AI-2E family transporter, which translates to MRRSASLQRLLIYGLSGPMIALNVWLLSVFFNYFKHPITILSIAAILAFLLNYPVKFFKRARISHTQAVITVLFITLTLFVVLGVTLVPMLIDQSIQLLEKIPNWLAASRSNLEQFENLAKQRRLPLDLSVVSNQINANIQNVVQQFASGAVGFAGTLLTGLINFVLVFVLAFYMLLYGDRVWYGLVNLLPEKLRAPLTRSLRLNFQNFFLSQLLLGLFMVVSLTPIFLVMRVPFALLFAILIGISELIPFIGSTLGIGLVTMLVLLQNWWLAVQVALVAILLQQIKDNLLGPKLLSDAIGLNPIWIFVAILMGFEIAGLLGTMVAVPIAGTIKGTFDAIRSRNPGDFVSPFTITNDLSVDDDR; encoded by the coding sequence ATGCGCCGTTCAGCCTCCCTTCAACGTTTGTTAATATATGGTCTGAGCGGTCCAATGATCGCTCTCAATGTCTGGCTGCTATCCGTATTTTTCAACTATTTCAAGCATCCTATTACAATCCTCAGCATTGCGGCAATTCTAGCTTTTTTACTAAATTACCCCGTTAAATTCTTTAAACGGGCGCGGATCAGCCATACTCAGGCAGTGATCACCGTTTTGTTCATAACTTTAACGCTGTTTGTTGTGTTGGGCGTTACGTTAGTGCCGATGTTAATTGACCAAAGCATCCAACTGTTAGAGAAGATTCCTAATTGGTTAGCCGCCAGTCGCAGCAACCTAGAGCAGTTTGAGAATTTGGCCAAACAGCGGCGTTTGCCCCTTGATTTGAGCGTAGTTAGCAATCAAATCAATGCCAACATTCAGAATGTGGTACAGCAGTTCGCCTCTGGTGCGGTGGGATTTGCCGGAACGCTGTTAACAGGATTAATCAACTTTGTGTTAGTGTTCGTGCTGGCATTTTATATGCTTTTATATGGCGATCGCGTCTGGTATGGCTTAGTCAATCTCTTGCCAGAGAAACTGAGAGCTCCTTTAACCAGATCCTTAAGGCTCAATTTCCAGAACTTTTTCCTCAGCCAGTTGTTGCTAGGATTATTTATGGTGGTTAGCCTAACGCCAATTTTCTTAGTGATGAGAGTGCCCTTTGCCCTCTTGTTTGCCATCTTAATCGGCATCTCTGAACTTATTCCCTTTATTGGCTCAACCCTCGGCATTGGACTAGTAACAATGTTGGTATTGCTACAAAATTGGTGGTTAGCAGTTCAAGTAGCCCTGGTAGCAATACTTTTACAGCAGATCAAAGATAACCTTTTAGGTCCTAAGTTACTTAGTGATGCGATCGGACTTAATCCCATCTGGATTTTTGTTGCTATTTTAATGGGATTCGAGATCGCCGGGTTATTGGGGACAATGGTTGCTGTGCCGATCGCTGGTACTATTAAAGGCACTTTTGATGCAATCAGGAGCCGTAATCCAGGTGATTTTGTATCACCCTTTACTATTACTAATGATTTGTCTGTCGATGACGATAGATAG
- the pdxH gene encoding pyridoxamine 5'-phosphate oxidase, protein MDKNIADLRKDYTLQDLSEIEADPNPFIQFKRWFAQALAAQLPEPNAMTIATATPDGKPSARMVLLKDFDERGFVFFTNYNSRKGQELAENPQAALVFWWAELERQVRIAGRVEKASENESDQYFSSRPQNSRLGAWASNQSEVIGSREFLEQRLQEFQSQYANQEIPRPTHWGGLRIIPTEIEFWQGRSSRLHDRLLYSHLDDGSWKIERLSP, encoded by the coding sequence GTGGATAAAAATATAGCCGACCTTCGCAAAGACTACACTTTACAAGATTTGAGCGAAATTGAGGCTGATCCCAACCCATTTATACAATTTAAAAGGTGGTTTGCTCAGGCACTAGCAGCCCAACTTCCTGAACCCAACGCCATGACTATCGCCACTGCCACACCAGACGGTAAACCTTCGGCGAGAATGGTGTTGCTAAAAGATTTTGATGAACGAGGATTTGTCTTTTTCACCAACTACAACAGTCGCAAAGGACAAGAATTGGCAGAAAATCCCCAAGCAGCGCTGGTTTTTTGGTGGGCTGAATTGGAACGCCAAGTGCGGATTGCAGGGCGTGTGGAGAAAGCTTCTGAAAACGAGTCGGATCAGTATTTTTCCAGTCGTCCTCAGAATAGTCGGCTGGGCGCGTGGGCATCTAATCAAAGTGAGGTAATTGGCAGCCGGGAATTTTTAGAGCAACGGTTGCAAGAATTCCAAAGCCAGTATGCAAATCAGGAGATTCCCCGCCCGACGCATTGGGGAGGCTTGCGAATTATCCCTACAGAGATTGAGTTTTGGCAAGGACGCTCCAGTCGTCTGCACGATCGCTTACTTTATAGTCACTTGGATGATGGTAGTTGGAAAATTGAGCGGTTGTCTCCTTAA